Proteins encoded by one window of Planctomycetia bacterium:
- the speA gene encoding biosynthetic arginine decarboxylase has translation MLDQQVAPWTTGDAAELYDVDRWGAGYFSVGKSGNLLVHPTKDKSRAIDLKELVDNLQLRGIDLPILVRFGDILKHRLGEIHEAFQRAIKEYNFNGKYCCVYPIKVNQQRQVVEEVLEYGKPYNFGLEAGSKPELMAVVAMADNDTPIICNGFKDAEFIEMAMLAQKIGRQIIPVVEKYTELQLIRHYAAKVGVRPQFGIRVKLAAKSTGRWQGSGGYRSKFGLTVSEILRALDELKRDGMEDCFKLLHFHLGSQIPNIRHIKQALNEAARIYVDLHARGAGLQYIDVGGGLGIDYDGSQTNFESSTNYTLQEYANDVVYHIQSLCDDAKVPHPTIVSESGRAVVAYHSALIFNVLGVSGLGDEEIPQQLPADLEQPLVDLHDTYRNVSARNLLEAYHDAQQALELAMNLFSGGYLPLDQRSLAENLFWAICRKIQKAAKQLEFVPEDLQGLDALLSDTYFCNFSLFQSMPDSWAIKQLFPVMPIHRLAEQPTSNAVLGDITCDSDGKIDQFIDRRDVKRTLPLHKFNGEPYYLGTFLIGAYQEILGDMHNLFGDTNAVHVGLSATGEVVLETVIDGDTVREALEYVEFDVNVLLKKMRTDVESAVREGRLDFQESGKLLRFYDEGLQGYTYLEDAN, from the coding sequence ATGCTGGACCAACAAGTTGCCCCTTGGACGACCGGTGATGCCGCCGAATTGTACGACGTCGATCGCTGGGGAGCAGGATACTTTTCGGTCGGGAAGTCCGGCAACCTCCTCGTGCATCCGACGAAAGACAAGTCGCGCGCGATCGACTTGAAGGAACTCGTCGACAATCTGCAACTTCGCGGCATCGACTTGCCGATCTTGGTCCGCTTCGGCGACATTCTCAAGCACCGGCTCGGCGAAATCCACGAAGCGTTCCAGCGCGCGATCAAGGAATACAACTTCAACGGCAAGTATTGCTGCGTCTATCCGATCAAGGTGAACCAGCAGCGGCAAGTAGTCGAAGAAGTGCTCGAGTACGGTAAGCCGTACAACTTCGGGCTCGAAGCCGGCTCGAAGCCGGAGCTCATGGCGGTCGTCGCGATGGCCGACAACGACACGCCGATCATCTGCAACGGCTTCAAAGACGCCGAGTTCATTGAGATGGCGATGCTCGCGCAGAAGATCGGCAGGCAGATTATTCCGGTCGTCGAGAAGTATACCGAGCTGCAACTCATTCGCCATTATGCCGCCAAGGTCGGCGTGCGCCCGCAATTCGGCATTCGCGTGAAGCTGGCGGCCAAGAGCACCGGCCGCTGGCAAGGCTCCGGCGGCTACCGCTCGAAGTTCGGGCTCACGGTCAGCGAGATTCTCCGCGCGCTCGACGAACTCAAGCGCGACGGCATGGAAGATTGCTTCAAGCTCCTCCACTTCCATCTCGGCAGCCAGATTCCGAACATCCGACACATCAAGCAAGCGCTCAACGAAGCGGCGCGGATCTACGTCGACCTTCATGCGCGCGGCGCCGGCCTGCAATATATCGACGTCGGCGGCGGCCTCGGGATCGACTACGACGGCTCGCAAACCAACTTCGAATCCAGCACCAACTACACCCTGCAAGAATACGCCAACGACGTCGTCTACCACATTCAAAGCTTGTGCGACGACGCGAAGGTGCCCCATCCGACGATCGTTTCCGAAAGCGGTCGGGCCGTCGTGGCATACCACAGCGCGCTCATCTTCAACGTGCTCGGCGTTTCCGGACTCGGAGACGAAGAGATTCCGCAGCAGCTTCCGGCGGACCTCGAGCAGCCGCTCGTCGATCTGCACGACACCTATCGCAACGTCTCCGCGCGCAATTTGCTCGAAGCGTATCACGATGCACAGCAAGCGCTCGAACTGGCGATGAACCTGTTCAGCGGCGGCTATCTGCCGCTCGATCAGCGCAGCTTGGCCGAGAATTTGTTCTGGGCCATCTGCCGCAAGATTCAGAAAGCGGCGAAGCAGCTCGAGTTCGTTCCGGAAGACTTGCAAGGCTTGGATGCGCTCTTGAGCGACACCTACTTCTGCAACTTCTCGCTCTTTCAGAGCATGCCCGATAGCTGGGCGATTAAGCAGTTGTTTCCGGTGATGCCGATCCATCGCCTCGCCGAACAGCCGACGTCGAACGCCGTGCTCGGCGACATTACTTGCGACTCTGACGGCAAGATCGATCAGTTCATCGATCGTCGCGACGTGAAGCGCACGCTTCCGTTGCACAAGTTCAACGGCGAGCCCTATTATCTCGGCACGTTCCTCATCGGGGCGTACCAAGAAATCCTCGGCGACATGCACAACCTGTTCGGCGATACGAACGCCGTACACGTCGGGCTGTCGGCGACGGGCGAAGTGGTGCTTGAAACCGTGATCGACGGCGACACGGTGCGCGAGGCGCTCGAATACGTCGAGTTCGACGTGAACGTGCTCCTCAAGAAAATGCGCACCGACGTCGAATCGGCAGTGCGCGAAGGCCGACTCGACTTCCAAGAGTCCGGCAAGCTACTCCGCTTCTACGACGAAGGCTTGCAGGGCTACACTTATTTGGAAGACGCGAACTAA
- a CDS encoding mechanosensitive ion channel: MFAFDFSNINTWNEAVSASFMKTYLQFAQLAPNVVAMVVLLVVGYFVARVLDRAVSALCHSLGLQKAAERGGLVDSMKQVGIARTLPEIVGRVVFWLTLCVFLSAAFKVLGLTEVSDTVDHLIAYVPKLFIAIAIVVVGLLVATLIRGIVATSADRVGITYAEHLANACYYILALMTFLAAAEKLDINFKLFEQMILIAFAALALGFGLAIGLGGRETMAGILAGYYTRQRLQNGDRVTVAGMEGVVRDVGPVSTTIETFEDGLISRHSVPNVKMINEAVR; this comes from the coding sequence ATGTTTGCTTTCGATTTCTCCAACATCAACACTTGGAACGAAGCGGTCAGCGCTAGTTTCATGAAGACATACTTGCAGTTCGCCCAGCTCGCGCCCAACGTCGTCGCGATGGTCGTGCTCCTTGTCGTCGGCTACTTCGTCGCTCGCGTGCTCGATCGGGCCGTGTCGGCCTTGTGCCATTCGCTCGGCTTGCAGAAAGCCGCCGAACGGGGTGGGCTCGTCGACTCGATGAAGCAAGTCGGCATCGCTCGCACCTTGCCCGAGATCGTCGGCCGGGTCGTGTTTTGGTTGACCTTGTGCGTGTTTCTCTCCGCCGCATTCAAAGTGCTCGGGCTCACGGAAGTTTCCGATACGGTCGATCATCTGATCGCTTACGTGCCGAAGCTATTCATCGCGATTGCGATCGTCGTCGTCGGATTGCTCGTCGCCACGCTCATCCGCGGCATCGTCGCCACGAGTGCCGATCGGGTCGGCATCACTTATGCCGAGCATCTGGCGAACGCTTGCTATTACATTCTCGCGCTGATGACGTTCCTCGCGGCGGCCGAGAAGCTCGACATCAATTTCAAACTCTTCGAGCAGATGATCTTGATCGCTTTCGCAGCGCTGGCGCTCGGTTTCGGCTTGGCGATCGGACTCGGCGGACGTGAAACGATGGCCGGCATTCTCGCAGGCTACTACACACGTCAACGCTTGCAGAACGGCGACCGTGTGACCGTGGCCGGCATGGAAGGGGTGGTTCGCGACGTGGGCCCGGTGTCGACGACGATCGAGACCTTCGAAGACGGCCTCATTAGCCGCCACAGCGTGCCGAACGTGAAGATGATCAACGAAGCGGTGCGCTAA